The following proteins come from a genomic window of Phycodurus eques isolate BA_2022a chromosome 9, UOR_Pequ_1.1, whole genome shotgun sequence:
- the p2rx3a gene encoding P2X purinoceptor 3a has translation MVWGWVTNFFTYETTKSVVVKSWLVGIINRVVQVLIITYFVGWVFIHEKAYQVSDTGIESSIMTKVKGFGYHQDQLMDVADFIFPQQGAAVFCIMTKLIITENQFQGKCAENGKGYSCNTDTDCEQHLGSILTNGRITGACLHGGDMSKGQCEVEGWCPVENDSIEMDPMVDVENFTIFIKNSIRFPLFNITRGNFPSNMTSEEIKKCKYNTETNPFCPIFQVGDILKYTGQNVAGLAKKGGEIGINIEWKCNLDLDIEYCVPKYAFTRLDAPFAKNAVSQGFNFRFAKYFKTQNGTEYRALHKAFAIRFDVLVTGKAGKFNTIPTLINLVAAFTSIGLGTVLCDLILLNFLKGAEQYKAKKFEEVSEAQIEASLAPSPSSQISIKEGMKSSYDSGAHSLATADQPV, from the exons ATGGTGTGGGGCTGGGTCACGAACTTCTTCACCTACGAGACCACCAAATCCGTGGTGGTCAAGAGTTGGTTGGTGGGCATCATCAACAGGGTCGTGCAAGTCCTGATCATCACTTATTTTGTTGG CTGGGTGTTCATTCATGAAAAAGCCTACCAGGTGTCCGACACCGGCATAGAGTCGTCCATCATGACTAAAGTGAAGGGCTTCGGCTACCATCAAGATCAGCTCATGGATGTGGCGGACTTCATCTTCCCCCAACAG GGTGCAGCTGTGTTCTGCATCATGACCAAACTCATCATCACCGAGAATCAGTTCCAAGGAAAATGTGCTGAA aATGGGAAGGGGTATAGCTGTAACACAGACACCGACTGTGAACAACATCTTGGTTCCATCCTTACAAACG GGAGGATTACAGGTGCTTGTCTTCACGGCGGTGACATGTCCAAAGGTCAGTGTGAGGTCGAGGGATGGTGTCCGGTCGAGAACGACAGCATCGAGAT GGATCCCATGGTCGACGTGGAAAACTTCACAATCTTCATCAAAAACAGCATCCGCTTCCCTCTCTTCAACATCACCAG AGGAAACTTTCCATCCAACATGACGTCTGAAGAGATAAAGAAGTGTAAATACAACACTGAAACCAACCCCTTCTGCCCCATCTTTCAAGTGGGCGACATACTGAAGTACACTGGACAGAATGTGGCTGGCCTGGCGAAAAAG GGTGGCGAAATCGGAATAAACATTGAGTGGAAGTGTAACCTAGACCTGGACATTGAGTATTGCGTACCCAAGTACGCTTTCACCCGACTCGATGCCCCTTTTGCCAAGAACGCTGTCTCTCAGGGGTTCAACTTCAG GTTTGCCAAATATTTTAAGACTCAGAACGGGACCGAATATCGGGCACTGCACAAAGCTTTTGCCATCCGTTTTGATGTATTGGTCACCGGCAAG GCAGGAAAGTTTAACACAATCCCAACTCTGATCAACCTGGTCGCTGCCTTCACTTCCATTGGACTC GGTACAGTTCTATGCGACCTCATCCTCCTAAACTTCCTAAAAGGCGCAGAGCAGTACAAAGCCAAGAAATTTGAAGAG GTGTCGGAGGCTCAGATAGAAGCGTCCCTTGCGCCGAGCCCCAGCAGCCAGATATCCATCAAAGAAGGCATGAAGAGCTCCTACGACTCTGGAGCCCATTCTCTGGCCACTGCTGACCAGCCTGTGTGA